Part of the Phycisphaerales bacterium genome, CTCCAGGGCGTTGCGGCGGCGGGTCTTCTTGCGGCCTTCGGCTCGTGCGGCGTTGATGGCCACCGTGCGGAGCCAGGGACGGAGGGCGCCGGGCGTGCGCAGCTCCTGCACGCTGCGCACGAAGGTGGCAGCGATGTCCTGGAGCAAGTCGTCGAGGTCGGCCTCGCGGGGCATGTGGGCCAGCACGATGGCGGCGACCCAGCGGCGGTGGCTCTGCCAGAGCTGCTGGACGGCCTCGGCGTGTCCGGCGGTGGCGCGCTCGACCAGGGCCGGATCGACGCGGTAGCGGTCGATCGACGCGGCGCCCCTGGCGTTGGACGGTGTGTGGCTCATTGGCTGCTGCGCCCCCCTCTGGCCGCGACGGCGGCCCGTCCTGTGCTCGTCGAGATGCGCTGGGTGCAGGTTCCCGACAACTTCCGGGCCGGCAGCGTGCATTCGTGCTGGCACGGTCGTCTGTCCATGCCGTTATACTTCGGATTCTCGGGCCGGCGGGTTCAGGCCTTCTCCCTGTCAACAACCAAACTTCAGGAATCGACCGACGTGCCACCGCCGCCCGCCCCACGCCACCGACGGCCGCACGACGACGTGCTGGCCATGCCGCTGGGCGACCACATCGAGGACCTGCGCCGGCGGCTGATCATCGCGCTCTTGGGGCTTGCGCCCATCCTGCTGCTGTCGCTGATCTTCGGCCGGCAGATCATCGACTTGATGCTGATCCCCCTTCGGGGCGCGCTGACGGCCCGCGGCCTGCCGCCGGTGGTGCAGGTGACCGGTCCGATGGAGACGTTCGGCGCGTATCTGCGGGTGTCGATCGCGGTCGCGGTCCTGGTCGGGCTGCCCTGGCTGATCTACCAGGGCTGGAAGTTCGCGGCCCCCGGGCTGTACGCGGCCGAGCGCCGGTTCGTGTACGTGCTGGCGCCGATGAGCGTGGCGCTGACGCTGCTCTCGATCGCGTTCCTGTACTTCGTGATGATGCCCATCGTGCTGACATTCTTCATCGGGTTTGGTCAGACGCTGGGCGGACGCAACCCGGGGACGGCCGAGCCGCCGCCGGGCATGGTGTTCCCCGAGATTCCGTCGCTGCCGGGCGATCCGCCGGATCCGCAGCCGGGGCAGGTATGGGTCAACACGCGGCTGCAGGAGCTTCGCATCGCGGTTCCGCGCTTGCCTCTGATCGAGGTGGCCGACCCCGAAGAGATCGTCTCAGGTGATGTCCGGCCGCCGGAGGTTCGGATCCTCGGCTCGCCCCTTGGGCTGACGGCGGGGCTGACCCAGCAGTTCCGGGTATCGGAGTACATCAAGCTGATGTTCCAGCTCACGCTGGCGCTGGCGATCGCGTTCCAGACGCCCGTGGTAGTGCTGCTCTTGTGCTGGACGGGGCTGATCGATCCCAAGGCGATGGGCAAGCACCGCAAGTACGCGATCCTGATCGCGGCCGTGCTCGGCGCGGTGCTCACGCCGGCCGACCCACTGTCGATGATCGCGCTGGCAGTACCGCTGTATGCGCTGTACGAGCTCGGCCTACTGATCGCACGCGTGCTGCCGGCCGAGCGGCTCGCGGGTTCCGCCGGCGAGGGCGACGTCGACGACGAGAACCCCTAGATGCTCGGGCGACTCTTCAAGAAGCGCCGCGAAGAGGGACCGCCGCAGCCGCTGGCGGCGGGGCATGCGACAGAGACGGATCGCCGCATGATGGCGCGGGCGATCGAGCTTGCCGAAGAAGCGGCACGAGCCGGGGAAGCGCCCATCGGTGCGGTGGCGTACGAGACGGCGAGCGGCCGGGTGGTCGCCGAGGCGCGGAACACCCGGGAGGGGGACGCCGATCCGTGCGGCCACGCGGAGCTGCTCGCGGTGCGAGCGGCCGCGGCGGCGCTGGGCGATTGGCGGCTGAACGAGTGCACCGTGGTCGTCACGCTCGAGCCGTGCTGCATGTGCGCTGGGGCGCTCGTGAATGCGCGCGTGGGGCGCGTCGTCTTCGGCGCGTTCGATCCCAAGGCCGGCGCGGCGGGCAGCCTCATGAACTTGCTTGCGGATCAACGGCTGAACCACCGGCCCGAGGTGATCGGCGGCGTCGAGGCCGAGGCGTGCGGGGCGTTGCTGCGCGAATTCTTCAGGGGCCTTCGCGTACGGAAGCGCCCTTAAACTCGGCGATCTCGTCGAGCAGGCCCTCGCAGGCGGCCAGCAGCATGTCGAAGACCCGGTCGAAGCCGTCGTCGCCACCGTAGTAGGGGTCGGGCACGTCGGGGGCCTGGCCTTCCCGGTGGGCGGGGTCGTAGGAGCGCATGAGGCGGAGCCGCCGCTCGGGCGCGCCGAGCTCGAGCAGATCCTGCACGTTGCTGGCGTCCATGGCGACGATGTGCGTGAAGGCGGTGAAGTCCTCGGCCGGGCGGACCTGACGCGCGCGGCTGGGCAGGTTGACGCCGCGGCTCTCCGCGACGGCGAGCGCACGACGGTCGGCACGTTCCCCTTGATGCCAGTTGCCGGTGCCGCAGGAGTCGACCACGAGGCCTTCGATGCCGCGCTTCTTGGCGAGGTCGAGGAAGATGCCCTCGGCCAGCGGGCTTCGGCAGATGTTCCCGAGGCACACGAACAGGATGGCGGGGACGGGTTCGCTCATGGGGCGAGGCTAGGACGGCTTCGCGCGTGCATCGGCCCAGTCGTCGATGGCTTCGAGGTGGAACCCGGTGGTGTCGCGGGTGGTCCAGTGCTTGTCGACGGTCTCCAGACCGGCGTCCGGGTCTGCAAGGGCGGCGTCGCGCATGAGTCCGAGCCGTTCGAGGGTGGCCAGCGCCGTCGTGGCGTCGAACTCGCAGGCGACCTTGAAGCGCTCTTGGAGGTACTTGGAGGCTCGGGCGCCGAGTTGCTCGATGGGCCAGCGATCGGCTTCGTCCTTGTCATGGCGGGCGGCGAGGACGGCGTAGGCGATGATGGCGGCCTTGGCCTCCTCGTGGGCAATCATGCGGCAGAGCGTGTGCAGCACGGCGGCGTTGTTGGCAAGATTCTTCTGGTAGAGGTGTTCCGTGCGGTGGCTCGTGCGCTGCTTCTTCTTGCGCTTGTAGCCGAAGAAGCTGCGGACGGCCATGCCGCCGAAGCCGATGGCGGCTGGGATGGCCAAGGCGCTGGTGCTCGCCGCCCCCACCACCGCGACCTTGGCGAGCGAGCCAAGCGAGCCAGCGCCCAGACCCACGACGAGCGCGCGGTCGAGCACCGTCATGGTTGCCTCGGCGTGCGGCAGCAGGGCCTCGACGTCGGCGACGGGGATGTCTCGGAAGAGCTTGAGCCGTAGGCACTCCTCGCCCGTGAGCTGGGCAACGACGGCTAGCCGCGTGTAGATCTCGACCTCGCGTTCGATCCGCTTCCAGGGCTGCTTCTTGTTGCGGCGGACCAGCACGAGCGTGCCGCGGCCGCGCACGTGTAGCGCGAGCGAGCGGACGCGCTCGGGCTTGATGCGCACGCGCAGGCCGTAGGTGCTGCCGGCGCGGATGGCGGCCTCGATGCCCACGTCCGTGAGCGGGGTGAAGTGGGCGCGGTCGAAGAGGTAGTCGAGCGCCGCATGCAGGCGCGGGTCGCCGAAGTGGGCCTGCGGGTTGGGCTCGGCCAGCGCGTCGAGGTCGGGATTGGCCGCGGCGTAGAGCCGGTCGAGGTGGCGGTGCAGCTCCCCCACTTCCTGAGCGATGACGCGTTCGGTGGCCTTGCAGATCTTCTGGGCCCAGCCGGCAAGCTCGCCGAAGCGCTCCGGATCGGCATCGATGGCGTCGACGATGGCCTCGATGCGGATCGGGATGAATCGGTCGCCCAGCTCGGCCGGCGAGAGCGAGACGGACCTGGCTGGGCTGGCATGCACGTCGGCCATCGAAGGGAACGTACGCCGTCGCGGCCGATCCGGTCATGGGTACCATCTCGCATGGCACGCACGATCTCGCTGGTAGTTTTGATGGCCTTCACACTCGCACTGGCGCTCGGGCTGCCCGCATGCGGGGAGAACTCGACGCCCGCCGCGTCGATCGGCTCGGCCCAGTCGGTCGTGTCGCTCGCCGAGGGTCGTTCGCTCTACCAAACGCACTGCATGATGTGCCACCAGCCGCAGGGCGAGGGCGTCGTCGGCCAACAGCCGGCGCTGGCACGCAACCCGGCCGTGGTCGGCGACGTTGCGTATCTCGTTGAGGTCACGGTGCTGGGCCAGGGCGACCACGAGGGCGCGCTGGCGGCGACGGGCAAGTACCGCCAGCAGATGCTGGGCTTCGAGTACCTGAGCGACGCCGAGATCGCGGCGATCCTGACCTACGTCCGCCAGTCGTGGGGTAACTCGGCGAGCGCGGTGAGCGAGGACGAGGTCTGGGAAGTCCGACAAGGGCTCTAGTCTCGTCGAAAGAATCCTGCAGACGCGGCCAATTCCTCTTGCATCAGCATCGCCAATCGGCGACAATGCGGATGTGGGGCAGTACGCCTCAGTTGGAAGCCTGGGTACTCTGGGGGTCTTGAGATGAGCACGTTGATTCGCTCGTTCGTGGTCGCGACGGCGGCCCTTGGTTCTTCGATGGCGGCCGCGCAGGAGAACGTGTTCGTCCTGTCCAGCGGGAACGCGTTGACCGATGACTCGGTGATCGTGGCGCTCGAGGCGATCGGCCATACGGCGACGCTCGGGCCGGAGTACTTCGAGTTCGATGGCAGCGATATCGACCAGTACACCGTGATCTACCTGCAGCCCAACCACAACTGGGCGTCGGGCGACATGCCCGGCTCGGGCCAGGCCAGCCTCATCGACTTCGTGTGCAAGGGCGGCGGCCTGCTGACCACCGAGTGGACCAGCTACAACGTCTACGTGCGTGGCACCTTCCAGGCGCTCGGGCTCATCGTGCCCAGCGACTACACGACGTGGAACACGATGAGCGAGGCGACGTTCACGCTCGACACGCCGGACCCGGTCATCAACGCCGGCCTGCCCGACCAGTTCACGTTCCCGCTGACGAGCCTCGCGGGCACCGAATCGCACATCGCGCCGCGCGAGGGCGCCACGAGCTTCTACACCACCTCGTCGTTTGCCGGCGGATCGGGCGTCGTTGGCTGGGACTGGGGCCTGGGACGCGTAGCGAGCTTCTCCACGGTCAACGGAACGCTGCAGGTGGGCGACGAGAACTTCCGCCGCCTGATCGGCAACCTGGCGATCTGGGCGGGCGACGCAAGCCCGGGTGGCGGACTGCCGTGCCCGGCCGACTGCGACGGCGATGGCACGACCACCATCTTCGACTTCCTGTGCTTCCAGAATCGCTTCGCGATGGGCGACACCGAGGCCGACTGTGATTGCTCGGGTGAGCTGAACCTGTTCGACTTCCTGTGCTTCCAGAACCTCTTCGCCCTGGGCTGCGACGAGTAGTTCTCAGGCGAGCGGCAGCTCCAAACCCACGCCCGCCAGGTCGTCGTGCAGGGCGATCAGGCGGGCGGTGTCGTCATCGGGCGGGCGGGTGTTGCCGACTTCGTCGATGAGGTTGCATACCGAGTAGCCCTTGCAGGCCTGCTCGTAGTGACGAAGCCATGCGTTGACCGGCTCGCTCGCCTCGGCAAGCTTCTCGAAGCTCAGCTTGGGCGTGCCCCGGATGCCGATGCGCCAGGGCTTGGGGCTGAGCCGAGCGCGGAAGCTCCGCTGGGCTCGGCATAAGCGCGCGTAGAGCGGGTCGGCGCCGAGCTCCTCCATGAGCTGATGGGCGTCGTCGCCGTCGGGCTCCATGCCCGGGCTGGTCAGCAGGTATCGCAGGCCAGCAGCGGTGCGATAGACTCGCGCGCCACGGCTGGCGTCCTGCCGGGCCCAGTGACGCAGGCGTTCGAGGGGCTCTTCGGTCGGATCGGTCGCCGGCTGCTTGCGACCGAGCAGGCGACCGAGCAGTCCGCCGCCGTTCGACGACGCGCTCGCCTCGAGGTCGACGTCGATGAACGCCAGCCGGGCGGTATTGAGCACGTTGGCGCCGTACCGGTTGATGGTGATCGCCGCGATGCGATCGCCGGCGTTGTCGCGCAAGTCCTGGACGATGGGCTCGGGGAAGTCGCGCTGCTGGTAGGCGTACTGGTGGATGACCTCGCCGTCGGACTCGATCTCTTCGGCGAGCAGCCGCCGGGCCTTTTCCTCGGCACGCTGGCGTGCGTCGTCGATGCTCGTCTCGGAGGAGGCCCACGCGCCGCGGCCGTAGCCATCGCGTTCGGCCTGCGCCCTTGCCCAGAATCGCGCCACTCTCATGCGATGCCCCCCGGATTGGTGGTCGGATTCGTCGATTCGGGGTAGCCTAGTGGCATGGGGGTGTGCTCGTCTGTCGTGGTGCTGCTTTCGGCGCTCGCCGGCCAGGTCGGTGAGCCTCGGCCGCCCGCCGCGCCGACCGAGCCCAGTTCACAGGAACGGCCCGCCGAGCAGCCGCTCGTGCCGTTCCCGCACCCGTTAATCACCGAGGTGCTGTTTGCCGTGCCGACCAGCGGCGGTGACGCGAACGGCGACGGGAAGCGGAACGCGACTGGCGACGAATTCGTCGAGCTGACCAATCCGCACGACGAACCCATCAACCTGGCGGGCTACCGACTCGTCGATCGGCACCGCGGGCAGGACGGCCGATTCGCGTTTACCTTCCCCGACCTGATGCTCGAGCCCGGGCAGACCGCGGTGGTGTTCAACGGACTAGGGGCAAGCTGGACCGGACCGGTCGGCGACACGCACCGCGCACCGCCCGGCCCGAATCCGCTGTTCGAGGGCGCGTTCGTCTTCACAGCAGGCGTGCAGTCCCGGTTCTTGGCATTGGCGAACACCGCCGACTTCGTGCTGCTGGAGAATGCGTTGCGCGTACCAGTGCACGTGGTGGTCTGGGGCGATCCCGATGAGGCTCCGCCCACCGAGGCCTACCAGACCGACACGATCACGAGCATCCCACGCGGGAGCGTGCAGCGGACCGAGGCGACCGGCGCGATGGCGGCCCACGACCGCATCGACGGGAAGACGTGCAGCCCGGGCGTGGCCTTCCCCAAGCGCCCGTCGCCGCAAGCCGAACCGGTCGAGACGCCCTGAACGCGTGAGCCCGGGCGGGGGTGGTGCGCGCTACGATCGGACCGACTGAGCCAGCGAACGTCCCCCTCGGAGCAGCGACCATGGCGTGGATCCCCAAGCCCTCGGCAACGACCCAGATCGAGCGGCGCGACGAGCCCTACCTGACCCAGGCCATGCGCGACGAGCTTCGCGAGCGCTATTTGCCGCGATTCGAGACCACGCTGGCCGCGCTGCTGCCCGCCCTGCACATGATCCAGCACGAATACCACTGGGTGCCGCCGCAGGCGATGGAAGAGATCGCCGAGTTCCTCGAGCTCTCGCCGGCGGACGTCATGGACACGGCCAGCTTCTACGAGGAGTACGCCCTGGCGCCGCGGGGCCGGCACGTCATCGGCGTGTGCCGCTCGATCGCGTGTGAGTTCTGCGGGCAGCCCGAGGTGAGCGAGGCGATCAAGGAAGCGCTCGACATCGACGTGGGCGAAACGACCAAGGACGACAAGATGTGCCTGGTCGAGCTGGAGTGCATCGGTTCGTGCGGCACCGCGCCGGTGGCGCTCTACGACGAGGAGCTGCACGAGCAGCTCACGCCCGAGCGAGCGGCCCAGCTTGCAAAGCAACTCCAGTCGTCCGACGACGCCCCCAGGGCCACGGGGCGCGAAGGCCTGAGCCCAGAAGCCGTCAGCATTCCGGACTGATCACGCGTCGATCGGAGGGGCGCCGTCATGCCCGGCCGCGTCTTGGGAAAGCTCGGCGTCGGGGAGATCGGCCGCCAGGCGGATGGCCCGCTCGAGTTCGTCGCTCCGCAGGCTCCCGATGAGCATGGACTTGTCCTTGTCGCCGGCGGTGTAGTGGACGTGCACGCCGCGGTCTCCGCTGACGTTCAGCACCCATCCGAACTTGCGAGAGATACGCACGCCCCAGCCGCCGCAATCCATGAGCGGGTTGTACGTGATGGCGCGGGCGTCGCGGACCTGCTCGATCGCCACGACGAATCGGAAGAAGACCAGCGCCCGCACGCGGATCTCTCGCTCGGTGACGGTCGTCCGCATCGGCAGTTGCATGAGCAGCAGCGGCAGGCCGAGGCCCAGCACGACGACCAGCGCGAGCGTGCTCGCGGACTGGCCGCTGCCGATCATGATCGCCAGGACGAGCACCACCGACGAGAGCGTCGAGATGGGGACGAGGTAGCGAACGATCGAGTTCTGGTGGAGGCGTTGCGTCTCGTGGAAGATCGCGTTTTCCTGCGTCGTCGGCATCGTCGGCCGCCCCCCCTGCGTTGCGTGCTCGCCCTTGTACTTCCGGGTCTGCTGCTCGTGCTTTCGGCGTGCGGCGGTCCCAGGCTGACGATCATCAACGAGTCGAGCGCCTGGCTGCGGCTGCACGCGGGCTCCGAAGTTGACGCCCGGCAAGCATACATGACTGGGCCGCTGGCCAGCGACGGTACGGTGACCTTCGGCGTGCCGCCGGGCGCCAGGCACGAGCAGCAGCTCGAACGCGGCGGCTCGATCTTCGTCCAGCGACGGCTGGGCGTGGTCATGAACCTCTCCGCCGGCCCGAAGCCGGGCAGCGGCGACACGCGGAACCCGTCGTTCAATACCGCCTTCAGCGTGCGGCTGCCGCCGCCCGGGCCGTACGTGCTCAGGATCACCGGCCAGCCAGGCACGGTCGAGATCACGCGCGTGGACGCCGACGGCCGGCCCCTGCCCGAGCAGCGCGCGAGCATCTTGCCGACGGCGGCGATGATGCACTGGGACGTGCTGCCTGCGCGGTAGCGCTCGCGCGCATCGACCGGGCGCGGATGCGCGCCGCGCGACTGACAGATCGGCAACGCCCCGTGTCTGCAAGTCGACGAAAAACTCCGTGATTGCGCCCGGACCTGCTCGCTCCTTGCAGTGCGGGACTTCGACTCCGTCGTCCCCCAACCAACGAAGGAGCAAGCCATGCTGACCCATGCACGCACGATCGTTTCCGCGACGACCATCCTCGTTCTGGCGGGTGCGTCGATCGGGTATGGCCAGACCATCACCTCCGTCGATCGCGTGAACGCGGAGGGCGAAACGGGCTATACCGGTGGCGTCCACTTCCCGAGCCTGCCGAAGGTCGACTCGTTCACGCTGACGTGCCCGAGCGACACGTTTTCCAAGGAGATCATGTCCGAGGCGACGGTGAAGTGGAACGCGTCCGTCGGTACCTCGGCCGGCGTCGAGTGGGGCCCGGTGAAGGCCTCCGTCGAAGCCCAGATGGGCGTGGAGATCGGCCAGAAGAAGACGATCACGCGCACGTACAACTACGGGCCCATTCCCTGGTACAGCCGCCGGTACTGCATCTTTACTTCCTATGGGATGTTCAGGATCAGGGGCACCGACCGCCGGGGTCGCGCCTTCGAGGTCAACATCTTTATCCCCGAGGGCACGTTCACCAAGACCACGCGCGTGGCGCCCGACTGCCCGTGCCCGGAGGTGTCGAGAGCGGCCGACGACGCTCGCCGGTACGCCGACCTCTTCCCGCCGGCCAGCCCGGTGCATCGCCTGGTCTCCCAGGGCGCCGACGCCATCGAGCTGGCGGGCCTGGGCGGCTACGACGCGCTCGCCAGCGGGCTCTCGCCGGCCGTCGCGCTCTTCGGCGAGGCCCTGTCGCACGGGGCCGACGAGTCGGTGCTCAACGGCGTCATGGTGACGGCATCGATGGCGCTCGAGGCGGGCATCGATCTCGAGCTTGCCTACCTGGAGGGCAGCGACCCGTCGACCGGCGGCGCGTACACCGATCCGGACGTCGTCGTCCCGACCGATGCGGCCGCGGCGGCACGCGACGCGCTCGACGCGGGCCGGGCCATCGCGCACGGCAGCGGTCCGTTCGATCGGTGGGACGAGGCGCTGCGCTGGTACGAGACCGGCGTGCGGTCGGTCTTTGCCGCCGGCGACGAGCTGGCCGTCCAGATGGAGGTCTCGGACTGCGCAGGCGAGGGATCGATCCCGGCCTCGTGCTGCGTGGCCGACCTCGACCTCGATGGCCGGCTGACCATCTGCGACTACCTGGTGTTCCAGAACCTGTTCGCCGCCGGCGACCTCACGGCGGACCTCGACGGCGACGGCGAGCTGAGCGCGTTCGACTTCTTCGCGTTCCAGAACGCGTTCGATGCGGGCTGCCCGTAGCCGACGACGCTCGGGCCGTTTGCGTGCGGTGGAGGCGGAACCGTCGGAGCCCAGCTTCGACGCACCGTCTTCGCCGCACGCTCTATGGCGGGCCAGATGGCGTGTTCTGCCAACGAACAGACTGGAAACACCCACAAAAAACGTGACCGACCCCTGCGAACGGCGCTCCTGGAAGTGTGGGATCTCGAACCGAGCATCCCCTCAACATCTCAAAGGAGCAAGCCATGCCGACCCATGCACGCACGATCGTCGGAGCGACCACACTCCTCGGCTTCGCGGGGGCATCAGTCGGGTATGGCCAAGACATCACCTCCATCGAGCGCGTCGGGATCTCGGGCCAGCCGTATAGCGGCCAAGTCTGGACCACGGACCTTCCGAAGGTCGACGCGTTTACGCTGCTCTGCCCGAGCGACACGTTCTCCAAGCAGATCATGTCCGAGGCCACGGTGCGCTGGAGCGCAACGCTCGGGACGTCGGCCGGCGTCGAATGGGGCCCGGTCAAGGCGGCGGTCGAGACGTCCATGGGCGTCGAGATCGGCGTCAAGAAGTCGATCACCCGGACGTACAACTACGGACCGATCCCGTGGTTCAGCCGGCGGTACTGCATCATGGTTGCTTACGGCAAGTTCCGCATCAAGGGCACCGATCGCAGCGGCAAGGCCTTCGACGTCAACGTCTACGTGCCTGAGGGCACGAAGACCGTCTTCGACCGCGTCGCGCCCGACTGCCCGTGCGACGAGGTCGCCGACGCGAGCGATGACGCCCGGCGCTACGCCGACACGTTTCCGCCCAGCAGCCCGGCCCACGCGCTCGTCATGACCGGGGCGTCGGCCATCGAAACGGCCGGACTCGGCGGCTACGACACGCTCGCCGGCGGGCTGGCCGCCGCGGTCGGCCCGTTCACCGAGGCACGGCTGCATGGCGCCGACGAATTCGTCCTCGACGACATCATGCGCAGGGCGTCGACGGCCCTGGATGTGGGCGTCGAGCGCGAGCTCGCGTTCCACACCGGCAGCGATCCGTCCACGGGCGGCTCGTACACCGACCCGGACGTGGTCGTCTTCACCGATTCGATGGTCGCCGCCCAGGACCACCTCGACCAGGCCCGCGCTCTGGCCCTGGTGCCCGGGCCGCTGGAGCGCTGGGTCGATGCGCTGCTCGAGTACGAGCTTGCCGTGCAGTCGGTCTTCGCCGTTGATGACGAGATCGTCCTGCTGATGGAAGACGATGCGTGCACGAGCGAGGGCTCGATCCCCGGCTCGTGCTGCCTCGCGGACCTCGACCTCGACGGCCGACTGACCATCTTCGACTTCCTGGTGTTCCAGAACCTGTTCGCCACGGGCGACCTCACCGCCGACTTCGACGGCGATGGATCGCTGACGCTGTTCGACTTCCTGGCGTTCCAGAACGCGTTCGACGCCGGCTGCCTGTGAAACCGTGAGAGCCCCACGAGCCTCGATCCCTCTCTCCGGGCGCCCGCGGCCGACCGGCCTCGGGCGCCCTTCTGCGGCTACTTCCGCAGCCGCCAGAGCGCTTCGGCGTGCGCACGCACGTGCGCGGGCCGCTGCGCGTAGAGCCGGTGGCCGAGGTCGAACGCCTCGGCCTCCAGCGTCCGGCAG contains:
- a CDS encoding sigma-70 family RNA polymerase sigma factor; translated protein: MSHTPSNARGAASIDRYRVDPALVERATAGHAEAVQQLWQSHRRWVAAIVLAHMPREADLDDLLQDIAATFVRSVQELRTPGALRPWLRTVAINAARAEGRKKTRRRNALESQAATDPGTFQRDETPDRTACVPEDADEARWLLDLIAQLPESYREPLVLRCVRGMNYKAISELTGLPETTIETRIARGRRMLRERVAIERDRKTGRTGASSDSGANGDVNE
- a CDS encoding twin-arginine translocase subunit TatC; this translates as MPPPPAPRHRRPHDDVLAMPLGDHIEDLRRRLIIALLGLAPILLLSLIFGRQIIDLMLIPLRGALTARGLPPVVQVTGPMETFGAYLRVSIAVAVLVGLPWLIYQGWKFAAPGLYAAERRFVYVLAPMSVALTLLSIAFLYFVMMPIVLTFFIGFGQTLGGRNPGTAEPPPGMVFPEIPSLPGDPPDPQPGQVWVNTRLQELRIAVPRLPLIEVADPEEIVSGDVRPPEVRILGSPLGLTAGLTQQFRVSEYIKLMFQLTLALAIAFQTPVVVLLLCWTGLIDPKAMGKHRKYAILIAAVLGAVLTPADPLSMIALAVPLYALYELGLLIARVLPAERLAGSAGEGDVDDENP
- a CDS encoding nucleoside deaminase; translated protein: MLGRLFKKRREEGPPQPLAAGHATETDRRMMARAIELAEEAARAGEAPIGAVAYETASGRVVAEARNTREGDADPCGHAELLAVRAAAAALGDWRLNECTVVVTLEPCCMCAGALVNARVGRVVFGAFDPKAGAAGSLMNLLADQRLNHRPEVIGGVEAEACGALLREFFRGLRVRKRP
- a CDS encoding low molecular weight protein-tyrosine-phosphatase produces the protein MSEPVPAILFVCLGNICRSPLAEGIFLDLAKKRGIEGLVVDSCGTGNWHQGERADRRALAVAESRGVNLPSRARQVRPAEDFTAFTHIVAMDASNVQDLLELGAPERRLRLMRSYDPAHREGQAPDVPDPYYGGDDGFDRVFDMLLAACEGLLDEIAEFKGASVREGP
- a CDS encoding DUF3754 domain-containing protein, yielding MADVHASPARSVSLSPAELGDRFIPIRIEAIVDAIDADPERFGELAGWAQKICKATERVIAQEVGELHRHLDRLYAAANPDLDALAEPNPQAHFGDPRLHAALDYLFDRAHFTPLTDVGIEAAIRAGSTYGLRVRIKPERVRSLALHVRGRGTLVLVRRNKKQPWKRIEREVEIYTRLAVVAQLTGEECLRLKLFRDIPVADVEALLPHAEATMTVLDRALVVGLGAGSLGSLAKVAVVGAASTSALAIPAAIGFGGMAVRSFFGYKRKKKQRTSHRTEHLYQKNLANNAAVLHTLCRMIAHEEAKAAIIAYAVLAARHDKDEADRWPIEQLGARASKYLQERFKVACEFDATTALATLERLGLMRDAALADPDAGLETVDKHWTTRDTTGFHLEAIDDWADARAKPS
- a CDS encoding cytochrome c, with translation MARTISLVVLMAFTLALALGLPACGENSTPAASIGSAQSVVSLAEGRSLYQTHCMMCHQPQGEGVVGQQPALARNPAVVGDVAYLVEVTVLGQGDHEGALAATGKYRQQMLGFEYLSDAEIAAILTYVRQSWGNSASAVSEDEVWEVRQGL
- a CDS encoding GC-type dockerin domain-anchored protein, with amino-acid sequence MSTLIRSFVVATAALGSSMAAAQENVFVLSSGNALTDDSVIVALEAIGHTATLGPEYFEFDGSDIDQYTVIYLQPNHNWASGDMPGSGQASLIDFVCKGGGLLTTEWTSYNVYVRGTFQALGLIVPSDYTTWNTMSEATFTLDTPDPVINAGLPDQFTFPLTSLAGTESHIAPREGATSFYTTSSFAGGSGVVGWDWGLGRVASFSTVNGTLQVGDENFRRLIGNLAIWAGDASPGGGLPCPADCDGDGTTTIFDFLCFQNRFAMGDTEADCDCSGELNLFDFLCFQNLFALGCDE
- a CDS encoding lamin tail domain-containing protein, producing the protein MGVCSSVVVLLSALAGQVGEPRPPAAPTEPSSQERPAEQPLVPFPHPLITEVLFAVPTSGGDANGDGKRNATGDEFVELTNPHDEPINLAGYRLVDRHRGQDGRFAFTFPDLMLEPGQTAVVFNGLGASWTGPVGDTHRAPPGPNPLFEGAFVFTAGVQSRFLALANTADFVLLENALRVPVHVVVWGDPDEAPPTEAYQTDTITSIPRGSVQRTEATGAMAAHDRIDGKTCSPGVAFPKRPSPQAEPVETP
- a CDS encoding NAD(P)H-dependent oxidoreductase subunit E gives rise to the protein MAWIPKPSATTQIERRDEPYLTQAMRDELRERYLPRFETTLAALLPALHMIQHEYHWVPPQAMEEIAEFLELSPADVMDTASFYEEYALAPRGRHVIGVCRSIACEFCGQPEVSEAIKEALDIDVGETTKDDKMCLVELECIGSCGTAPVALYDEELHEQLTPERAAQLAKQLQSSDDAPRATGREGLSPEAVSIPD
- a CDS encoding GC-type dockerin domain-anchored protein, which encodes MLTHARTIVSATTILVLAGASIGYGQTITSVDRVNAEGETGYTGGVHFPSLPKVDSFTLTCPSDTFSKEIMSEATVKWNASVGTSAGVEWGPVKASVEAQMGVEIGQKKTITRTYNYGPIPWYSRRYCIFTSYGMFRIRGTDRRGRAFEVNIFIPEGTFTKTTRVAPDCPCPEVSRAADDARRYADLFPPASPVHRLVSQGADAIELAGLGGYDALASGLSPAVALFGEALSHGADESVLNGVMVTASMALEAGIDLELAYLEGSDPSTGGAYTDPDVVVPTDAAAAARDALDAGRAIAHGSGPFDRWDEALRWYETGVRSVFAAGDELAVQMEVSDCAGEGSIPASCCVADLDLDGRLTICDYLVFQNLFAAGDLTADLDGDGELSAFDFFAFQNAFDAGCP
- a CDS encoding GC-type dockerin domain-anchored protein is translated as MPTHARTIVGATTLLGFAGASVGYGQDITSIERVGISGQPYSGQVWTTDLPKVDAFTLLCPSDTFSKQIMSEATVRWSATLGTSAGVEWGPVKAAVETSMGVEIGVKKSITRTYNYGPIPWFSRRYCIMVAYGKFRIKGTDRSGKAFDVNVYVPEGTKTVFDRVAPDCPCDEVADASDDARRYADTFPPSSPAHALVMTGASAIETAGLGGYDTLAGGLAAAVGPFTEARLHGADEFVLDDIMRRASTALDVGVERELAFHTGSDPSTGGSYTDPDVVVFTDSMVAAQDHLDQARALALVPGPLERWVDALLEYELAVQSVFAVDDEIVLLMEDDACTSEGSIPGSCCLADLDLDGRLTIFDFLVFQNLFATGDLTADFDGDGSLTLFDFLAFQNAFDAGCL